A window of the Listeria swaminathanii genome harbors these coding sequences:
- a CDS encoding YaiI/YqxD family protein, which translates to MPQILVDADACPVKAEIKQVAEEFQLEVTFVASFNHYSVNTNRENWIFVDTGKESADMRMMNLAKKGDIIVTQDIGLASILLAKGTFVFSNRGELYREEEMSLMLDIRYRHAKERQQGKYSKGPKAMSDSDRSLFKDRLTTFLQNK; encoded by the coding sequence GTGCCACAAATTTTGGTAGATGCCGATGCTTGTCCAGTGAAAGCAGAAATAAAACAAGTAGCAGAAGAATTTCAATTAGAAGTTACTTTTGTTGCCTCGTTTAACCATTACTCTGTTAATACGAACAGAGAGAATTGGATTTTTGTCGATACAGGAAAAGAATCAGCGGACATGCGAATGATGAATTTAGCAAAAAAAGGCGATATTATCGTAACGCAAGATATTGGCCTGGCTAGTATTCTACTTGCAAAGGGCACATTTGTCTTTTCTAATCGCGGCGAACTTTACCGAGAAGAAGAAATGTCATTAATGTTAGATATTCGTTATAGACATGCCAAAGAACGACAACAAGGCAAATATAGCAAAGGTCCAAAAGCAATGAGTGATTCTGATCGCTCCCTTTTCAAAGACCGATTGACCACATTTTTGCAAAATAAGTAA
- a CDS encoding pyruvate, water dikinase regulatory protein: MTQPAVYVVSDSTGETAELVTRAALSQFGQTPKFIHRFHHVDSSHMIEEIVDLVAVNNGIIVHTIVLESVREELNKTAQAFGVPIIDLFGPLLHQLEETYKIKPLSEPGRVRSMDEAYFTKVAAIEFAVENDDGRNPRGILQADYVLIGISRTSKTPLSQYLALKGLKIVNIPIVPEAQIPDELFEIDPKKIIGLKISKQKLTKIRQERLISIGLPGAGTYASNQRIDEELAIFNKLASKLNCFVLDVTNKAIEETANEILIHIGEIVDENLEL, encoded by the coding sequence ATGACTCAACCAGCCGTATACGTGGTTTCCGATTCAACAGGAGAAACGGCCGAACTTGTGACAAGAGCAGCACTTAGTCAATTTGGTCAAACACCGAAATTTATTCATCGTTTTCACCACGTCGATTCTTCCCATATGATTGAAGAAATTGTCGACTTAGTGGCAGTAAATAATGGTATTATCGTCCATACGATTGTACTAGAAAGCGTTCGAGAAGAGCTAAATAAAACAGCTCAAGCTTTCGGTGTGCCAATTATTGACTTATTTGGCCCGCTTTTACACCAGTTAGAGGAAACGTATAAAATTAAGCCACTTTCTGAACCAGGACGCGTTCGTTCGATGGATGAAGCGTATTTCACTAAAGTTGCAGCAATCGAATTTGCCGTTGAAAATGATGATGGCCGTAATCCAAGAGGCATTTTGCAAGCGGATTATGTATTAATTGGTATTTCGCGAACATCAAAAACTCCTTTATCGCAATATTTAGCGCTTAAAGGTTTGAAAATCGTTAATATTCCCATCGTTCCAGAAGCACAAATTCCCGATGAACTTTTTGAAATCGATCCTAAGAAAATTATCGGTCTGAAAATTAGTAAGCAAAAATTAACGAAAATCAGACAAGAACGTTTAATTTCGATTGGTTTGCCTGGCGCTGGAACGTATGCAAGTAATCAACGTATTGATGAAGAGCTAGCAATTTTTAATAAATTAGCCAGCAAGCTTAATTGTTTCGTCTTAGATGTGACAAATAAAGCCATTGAAGAGACCGCAAATGAGATTTTAATCCATATTGGTGAAATTGTTGATGAAAATTTAGAATTATAA